DNA sequence from the Selenihalanaerobacter shriftii genome:
TATATTTTTTTAGTTCTTCTTTATCACTATTGTCATCAACAACAATAACTTCAATATCTTTTTCAGAAGGAATTGAATCTAATAATTTTTCTAACAAAACTGAATCATTATAATGTGGTATGATAATTGATAATTCAATTTTATTCTTATACATAACCTACATTCTCCAATAATTATACATTTTTTCAGCTTCATTTTTATCAAAGATAGACTTAATATCAATAAACACAGGTTTAACAATATCATCTTTATAAAACTTCTTAAATTCTTCTAATTCCATATTATTATACTGCTCATGATTAACTGCAACAACAACAGTATCCATATCGCTGACATCATCTAATTGCTGAAGTTCTATACCATGTTCGCTTACAGCCTCTTCTGAATCAGCAATTGGATCAGTGACTTTAACATTAACATGATATTCTTCTAATTGGTTGATTAAATCTGCAACTTTACTATTTCTAAGATCAGGTACATTTTCTTTAAAAGTTGCACCCATTACAAGTACTTTAGAACCATTAACCTTAATGTTAGATTCAATCATCTTTTTAACTATTTTCTCTGCAACAAAATTTGACATTTGATCATTAATTCTACGTCCATTTAAAATTAACTGCGATATATAACCAAGTTCTTCAGAACGATATGTTAAATAATATGGATCAACACCAATGCAATGTCCACCGACAAGCCCCGGATAAAAATTGAGAAAGTTCCATTTGGTACCTGCTGCTTCCAAAACAGACTGAGTGTCAATATCCATTTTATCAAAAATCATAGATAACTCATTCATAAAGGCAATATTAACATCACGCTGAGAATTTTCAATTATTTTTGAAGCCTCTGCCACCTTAATTGAAGGTGCTCTATGTACACCAGCCTTAATTATCATTTCATAGACTTTAGTAATAGCATCCAGACTTTCTTCATCCATACCGGAAACAACTTTAACAATGGTCTCGACGGTATTAACTTTATCACCAGGATTAACTCTTTCTGGTGAATAACCAACTTTAAAGTCTTCTCCACAAATTAAATCTGATTCCTCTTCAAGTATTGGAACACAAACTTCTTCTGTAACCCCAGGATATACAGTTGACTCATAAACAACGATTGAGCCTTCTTTTAAATTTCGCCCCACTGTTCTACTTGCACCTGTTACCGGGTCTAAATCTGGAACATTATTTTTTCCAACAGGCGTAGGAACAGCAACAATATGAAAATTTGCGTCTTTTATGTCATTTTCGTCAGATGTATATTTTATATTTGATATCTTAGCTAAACGCTCTTTTCCAATTTCACTTGTTGGATCCTCACCTTTTTTATATTTATTTATTTTTTCTTGATTGATATCAAATCCTATTATATCTATTCCATTTTCAGAAAATGCTACAGCTAATGGTAAACCGACATATCCCATTCCTGTAATTGCTAGTTTTATATTATTTATATCCATAATAAATATCTCTCCTAAATAATTATTTATTTCACTGAATTTTTTAATCTTTTAATCTGCTCAAAATACTCTTTGCCATCAATAATTAAAAAGATAGCTGCATAAGCAATAACGCCAGTAATAACATTAATAGTTAACTGAATAGGCAAATTCTCAATATTTGGAGATACGAAATAAGTCTTACTTAAATAAAGTATCAACATCATAAATAAGGTATATAAAAACGGTTTTTTAATGAAATTAATTAAATCCTTCAAACTCATATTAATTAAATCACCAGTTATATGCATACTAATCCAAAAAGTATAAAAACTTACAATTGTTACACCATAAGAAACTCCAACAATTCCCCATTTTATACCAATAATCATAGCAACCGTTAAATTGATAATTAAAAAGAAATTAAACTTAAAAGAAATATCAGATCTCCCTTGAGACAATAATACAATCCCAACAGTTGTTCCTATAGATTGAACAGCCCCAGTTATACTTAAAATTTGAATTAAGATAATTACAGATGACCAGTTCTGACCATAAACTGTTAATATCATCTCAGAAGCTACAATAAATAGTCCTCCCATCATAGGAAAAGTAATTAAAGCAATTAACCCTAATACATTAAGATAATATTTTTTTATAGATGATTTATTTTCTTTTATTTCAGAAAATGCAGGTAAAAAGGTATTACTAATCACCCCACCTATTTTTCTTACAGGAACAAGCATTAATTTATATGCAAGAGTATAATAACCTAATGATTCAGAACCTAAAAATCTACCAATTAATAGATAATCTAGATTTCTGTTAAAATAATTTATTATACCTGTCCCAAAAACATAAATACCAAAATCAAGTAAATCTTTTATCATATT
Encoded proteins:
- a CDS encoding nucleotide sugar dehydrogenase, which gives rise to MDINNIKLAITGMGYVGLPLAVAFSENGIDIIGFDINQEKINKYKKGEDPTSEIGKERLAKISNIKYTSDENDIKDANFHIVAVPTPVGKNNVPDLDPVTGASRTVGRNLKEGSIVVYESTVYPGVTEEVCVPILEEESDLICGEDFKVGYSPERVNPGDKVNTVETIVKVVSGMDEESLDAITKVYEMIIKAGVHRAPSIKVAEASKIIENSQRDVNIAFMNELSMIFDKMDIDTQSVLEAAGTKWNFLNFYPGLVGGHCIGVDPYYLTYRSEELGYISQLILNGRRINDQMSNFVAEKIVKKMIESNIKVNGSKVLVMGATFKENVPDLRNSKVADLINQLEEYHVNVKVTDPIADSEEAVSEHGIELQQLDDVSDMDTVVVAVNHEQYNNMELEEFKKFYKDDIVKPVFIDIKSIFDKNEAEKMYNYWRM
- a CDS encoding MOP flippase family protein; this translates as MSLRKKTFWGAIWNSLSSVFLTGLNFVITAILARLLTPNAFGVMGMIQTTIALINMMNQFGLAPAIIQGENLNQERLSSLFWFNMLIGIIMTAIVYFSSNLIALFFNQPELTELLKLISVVFTIVSFSFIQQSLLRKKMKFKELFNINIFSTILYGIITIVLALNNFGVHALVYGFIAKNIVASVFIILYYKWTPNLFFSFNMIKDLLDFGIYVFGTGIINYFNRNLDYLLIGRFLGSESLGYYTLAYKLMLVPVRKIGGVISNTFLPAFSEIKENKSSIKKYYLNVLGLIALITFPMMGGLFIVASEMILTVYGQNWSSVIILIQILSITGAVQSIGTTVGIVLLSQGRSDISFKFNFFLIINLTVAMIIGIKWGIVGVSYGVTIVSFYTFWISMHITGDLINMSLKDLINFIKKPFLYTLFMMLILYLSKTYFVSPNIENLPIQLTINVITGVIAYAAIFLIIDGKEYFEQIKRLKNSVK